From a single Phragmites australis chromosome 7, lpPhrAust1.1, whole genome shotgun sequence genomic region:
- the LOC133923487 gene encoding transcription repressor OFP13-like: MPASLHPPHLHFHKLKRCHHPAAMAKKGLAAILYKLRDVHRPPSSPPSPSPSPSPLTPSAHYTQRCYPPPPSAWPWPSCRHPRTSSFRGPKDDAMYRTVNTVYDTASEQCLRRSSIDEPSCTDRSLLALPGEAAVEQVGEEEEKEMQLRETAVLRGVRSERLFFEPAGAEFLPKQAAPARNKNEAAAVVAVKNEGSAGTIAPPDKDEAEEVHAAAVKGGAVVVTVESKDPYGDFRASMGEMVAAHGLRDWEALEELLAWYLKLNAKGVHAAIVGAFVDLLVSMQASPLPSPPSLPSPSPSSSCITFEEYSSATFDD, encoded by the exons ATGCCTGCTTCCCTGCACCCTCCCCACCTCCACTTCCACAAGCTTAAGAGGTGCCACCACCCGGCGGCCATGGCCAAGAAGGGCCTCGCCGCCATCCTCTACAAGCTCCGCGACGTGCACCGCCCGCCATCGTCGCCgccatctccctctccctcgccgTCACCGTTGACCCCGTCCGCGCACTACACCCAGCGCTgctacccgccgccgccgtccgcgTGGCCGTGGCCGTCGTGCCGGCACCCGCGCACCAGCTCGTTCCGCGGGCCCAAGGACGATGCCATGTACCGGACTGTGAACACAGTCTACGACACGGCTTCGGAGCAATGCCTCCGGCGTTCGTCCATAGATGAACCGTCGTGCACTGACCGGAGCCTCCTGGCGCTGCCCGGGGAGGCCGCGGtggagcaggtgggagaggaggaggagaaggagatgcAGCTGCGTGAGACGGCCGTCTTGCGCGGCGTGCGGTCGGAGCGGCTCTTCTTCGAGCCGGCCGGCGCGGAGTTCTTGCCCAAGCAG gcggcgccggcgcgaaACAAGAACGAGGCGGCCGCCGTGGTGGCCGTCAAGAACGAGGGATCGGCAGGGACCATCGCGCCGCCCGACAAGGACGAGGCGGAGGAGGTGCATGCCGCCGCGGTGAAGGGCGGCGCGGTGGTGGTGACGGTGGAGTCCAAGGACCCGTACGGCGACTTCCGGGCGTCGATGGGGGAGATGGTGGCGGCGCACGGGCTGCGGGACtgggaggccctggaggagcTCCTGGCGTGGTACCTCAAGCTCAACGCCAAGGGCGTCCACGCTGCCATCGTGGGCGCCTTCGTCGACCTGCTCGTGAGCATGCAGGCGTCCCCGCTGCCTAGCCCGCCGTCgctgccgtcgccgtcgccatcgtCGTCTTGCATCACCTTCGAGGAGTACTCCTCGGCGACTTTTGACGATTAA
- the LOC133925465 gene encoding RING-H2 finger protein ATL13-like, with amino-acid sequence MYVWSVWSELGGAVGDLGTYIPIVLALSLASHHDLGPPRPCTPCPVSPTFSSTFARVSSVHLSFIMEQEEAARDRKHAVEAVEKKDEVVIPVKLDKFRSQASTEGGATISEGCSVNPSQDVRRCYSIGTYEYVMDEISLLHVSVKPLDKKRPTTRMPGHCVAMSECDCNSKREGFHGFDALPKQPPPSKVTVDKRERFSISKIWMRGGLRRKDSAIIASSCSTSRHMSSSVSPRCPSAR; translated from the coding sequence ATGTACGTCTGGTCCGTCTGGTCAGAGCTGGGCGGTGCGGTGGGCGACCTGGGCACCTACATCCCTATCGTGCTCGCGCTGTCGTTGGCGTCCCACCATGACCTCGGCCCCCCGCGCCCTTGCACCCCTTGCCCAGTGTCCCCAACCTTTTCTTCCACCTTTGCACGAGTGTCCTCTGTTCATCTTAGCTTCATCATGGAGCAAGAAGAGGCAGCGCGGGACCGAAAGCACGCCGTAGAGGCAGTGGAGAAGAAGGACGAGGTGGTCATCCCCGTCAAGCTCGACAAGTTCAGGAGCCAGGCATCCACCGAAGGAGGCGCCACCATTAGCGAAGGCTGCAGCGTCAACCCTAGCCAGGACGTGAGGCGGTGCTACTCCATAGGGACCTACGAGTACGTCATGGACGAGATCTCCCTACTCCACGTCTCCGTGAAGCCGCTAGACAAGAAGCGGCCTACGACGCGCATGCCGGGGCACTGCGTGGCCATGTCGGAGTGCGACTGCAACTCCAAGCGGGAAGGCTTTCATGGCTTCGATGCACTGCCCAAGCAGCCGCCACCGTCGAAGGTCACGGTGGACAAGAGGGAGAGGTTTTCGATCTCCAAGATATGGATGCGAGGCGGGCTGAGGAGGAAAGACAGTGCCATCATTGCCTCGTCATGCTCGACCTCGCGCCACATGTCCTCTTCCGTCTCTCCTCGGTGCCCTAGCGCACGGTGA